The following proteins are encoded in a genomic region of Oncorhynchus keta strain PuntledgeMale-10-30-2019 chromosome 35, Oket_V2, whole genome shotgun sequence:
- the cldn23l gene encoding claudin-23 yields the protein MQTPASMVMGIVFAPLGLVLVFMAAITPQWREGQTQLVGVAGAEPRLLLRTDGLWESCLQVAHSELKQCWPVEGAYQSDPQVRLAQGLVLSSLFLCGAGIVLASVGVRCWTDLPLRSVVAAGGLLVALSGLLSLTALGVYTHNLGILGMEQTPPHRPRHRLPQLTLHPAGSLYFGWVGGCVQVVGGVALLLSFKIRPRCPSCSQLKNKQDTEVYDVSC from the coding sequence ATGCAAACCCCGGCCTCCATGGTGATGGGCATCGTGTTCGCCCCTCTGGGCCTGGTGCTGGTCTTCATGGCAGCCATCACACCCCAGTGGAGGGAGGGGCAGACCCAACTAGTGGGTGTGGCCGGGGCCGAGCCCCGCCTCCTCCTGCGCACCGATGGCCTATGGGAGAGCTGCCTACAGGTGGCCCACTCGGAATTGAAGCAGTGCTGGCCAGTAGAAGGCGCCTACCAGAGCGACCCACAGGTGAGGCTGGCGCAAGGCCTTGTGCTCAGCTCCTTGTTCCTGTGTGGTGCCGGCATTGTGCTGGCCAGTGTGGGGGTGAGGTGCTGGACCGACCTGCCTCTGAGAAGCGTGGTGGCGGCGGGAGGCCTGCTAGTGGCGCTGTCAGGCCTGCTGAGTCTAACCGCCCTGGGGGTGTACACACACAACCTTGGAATACTGGGGATGGAGCAGACACCCCCCCACAGACCTCGTCATAGGCTGCCACAGCTCACTCTCCACCCGGCCGGGTCGCTCTACTTCGGCTGGGTGGGGGGATGTGTACAGGTGGTGGGGGGGGTAGCGCTACTGCTCAGCTTCAAGATTCGGCCCAGATGTCCCTCCTGCTCACAGCTGAAGAACAAGCAGGACACAGAGGTGTACGACGTCAGCTGTTAG